The Muricauda sp. SCSIO 65647 genome includes a region encoding these proteins:
- a CDS encoding universal stress protein — translation MKNILVPVGTSPNSHETLQYAVNFASDFGANIYVMDVFTVTTGAGNLGKVTEKVAESGKAYIKEVISKVDTRGLDIKIASYNGDIIDGLIDIEKELGIDLIIIAPRSNDINEELYLGNTSGRIIKQTEIPTLIVPKGTKHSPIKNILCAFRSGILKHNKILQPLIEVTEKYHTEVNLLLVKTPGYTEDDLQVNTALMDLSKKLTISENPTTYLGVLEHFQKNQPDILCVFRRKRGFFKKLWEKNTIRKSEFYAPIPVLVLSVKKD, via the coding sequence ATGAAGAATATATTGGTGCCGGTGGGCACGTCACCAAATTCGCATGAGACACTTCAGTACGCTGTAAATTTCGCTTCAGATTTTGGGGCCAACATCTACGTTATGGATGTGTTTACCGTAACCACTGGCGCCGGAAATCTGGGCAAGGTTACCGAGAAAGTGGCAGAAAGCGGCAAAGCATATATCAAAGAAGTCATTTCAAAAGTTGACACAAGAGGTCTTGACATCAAGATTGCCTCGTACAACGGCGACATCATTGATGGCTTGATAGATATTGAAAAAGAATTGGGCATTGACCTGATCATTATTGCACCAAGAAGCAATGACATCAATGAAGAGCTCTATTTGGGAAATACCTCTGGGCGAATTATCAAGCAGACCGAAATACCAACGCTGATAGTACCAAAAGGCACCAAGCATTCTCCCATCAAGAATATTCTATGCGCTTTTCGTTCAGGGATATTGAAGCACAATAAGATTTTACAACCGTTGATTGAGGTTACTGAAAAATATCATACCGAGGTAAACCTATTACTGGTGAAGACACCGGGTTACACCGAAGATGATTTACAGGTAAATACCGCTTTGATGGATTTAAGCAAAAAGTTGACCATTTCTGAAAATCCGACCACCTATTTAGGCGTTTTAGAGCACTTTCAAAAAAATCAGCCAGATATTCTATGCGTTTTCAGAAGAAAACGCGGATTTTTCAAAAAACTATGGGAAAAGAACACCATTCGTAAATCAGAGTTCTATGCACCAATACCCGTGTTGGTCTTGAGTGTGAAAAAAGACTAG